In the Desulfovibrio legallii genome, AGGCTACGGCAAAGCGCGGTGCGCGGGCCGTATAGCCCAGGGCCGCCTGCGCCTCCAGGTCGTCCAGCTTAGCCACGGCCCCGTCGATCTGCATAAGAAAGTCGGGCCGTTCCTGGCGCACCCAGGCCACATAGTCGTCCACTTCTTCCAGGCTGCGGCAGAGCCGCCCCTGGGGCGGCGTCAGGAAGCCGTAGTCCGCAAGCCGGGCCATAAGCCCGGACTGCAGCCGACAGGGCGTGGCCGGGGGCCACTGCGCCTCGCCCAGACTGTAGGCCAGGAAACGCAGCGGACGCGCCTCTGTGACGGAAAGGTCCAGCTGACGCAGGGTTCCAGCGGCGGCGTTGCGCGGGTTGGCAAAAGGCTTCTGCCCCAGCGCCTCCTGCCGGTCGTTGAGGGCGGCAAAATCCTGTTTGTACATGACCACTTCGCCGCGCACTTCCAGCCGGGCGGGAAAGGGGCCCTCTCCACGCAGCCGCAGGGGCACGGTGCGGATGGTGCGCACGGCTGCCGTGACCACCTCGCCCGTGAAGCCGTCCCCGCGGGTAAGCGCTTCGCACAGCACGCCATTTTCATAGATGATTTCCAGAGCCAGACCGTCCAGCTTGGGATCGCACCAGAAGGCCAGGGGCAGTGGCCCGTTAAGGTCCGCATCCCAGGCGCGGCGCATACGCTCCACAAATTCCCGCCATTCCGCGGAGGAAAACACGTTGTCCAGGCCGTACATGCGGCGGCTGTGGGCCTTTTTGTCCAGGCCGCCCAAAAGGCCGCCACCCACGCGCAGGGTGGGCGAATCCGGGGCGCGCAGCTCCGGCCAGCGCCCTTCCAGGGCCGTCAGCTCACGGAACAGGGCGTCGTAGGCGTCGTCGCTGATTTCTGGCGCGTCCAGCGTATGGTAGAGGTAGTTGTGGCGCTCCAGCTCTGCGGCGAGCCAACGGGCGCGTTCGCGTTCGGCCGCGCTGGGACCGGAAAGCGGCAGACTATGCTGCCGCGGCGTGGACGGGGACTGTGAAGCCATGCGGAAACCTTCCTGAGACGAGTGCTGACGGCGCTGCGTCAGTGTGTGATTTTTGAGAAGCGACCCTGTGCCGCCTATTCCGGCAGGGCAATGAGCCGGGTGCGCAACTGGCGGATGCGGTCGCGCAGCTCTGCCGCGCGTTCAAATTCCAGGTCGCGGGCGGCCTGACGCATCTCTTTTTCCAGCTTGACCACCAGGGCAGCCGTATCCTCGGCTGTAAGCGGCGTTGCGCTTTCCTGCGCCTTGCCGCGCCCTTTGCCGCGTCCGCGTCCGCGGCCCGCGCCGTCTTCCACATACAGGCTGTCCAGCGGAGATTCAAGGCCCTTGCGCGTGCTCACCGGGGTGATCTGATGTTCCGTATTGTAGGCGGCCTGGATGGCGCGGCGGCGGGCGGTTTCCCCCATGGCGGCGCGCATGGAATCCGTTTCCTTGTCCGCATAGAGAATGACCTTGCCTTGTACGTTGCGCGCGGCCCGGCCAAAGGTCTGGATAAGCGAGCCTGTGGAGCGCAGAAAACCCTCCTTGTCCGCATCCAGGATGCAGACCAGGGCGACTTCCGGAATATCCAGGCCCTCGCGCAGCAGGTTGATGCCCACCAGCACGTCAAATTCGCCCAGGCGCAGGGCCCGGATGATCTGCATGCGCTCCAGAGTGTCGATATCCGAATGCAGATAGCGGGCCTTGACGCCCATGTTGCAGCAGTATTCCGTAAGGTCTTCGGCCATGCGCTTGGTGAGCGTGGTTACCAGCACCCGCTCACCGTTTTCCACGCGCGCCTTGCATTCGCCCAACAGGTCGTCCATCTGCCCTTTGGTAGGACGCACGTCCACCTCCGGGTCCACCAAGCCCGTGGGACGGATGATTTGCTCCGCCACAATGCCCTGAGCCTGGTCCAGCTCGTACTTGCCGGGCGTGGCTGAAACGTAGACCACCTGATTGAGCAGGGCCGTGAACTCGTCAAAACGCAGGGGACGGTTGTCCAGAGCCGAGGGCAGACGGAAGCCAAAGTCCACCAGGGTCTGCTTGCGGGAGCGATCCCCCTTGTACATGCCCCCCACCTGGGGAATGGTAATGTGGGATTCATCCACAAACAATATAAAATCGTTGGGAAAATAGTTGAGCAGACAGGAAGGCGGCTCCCCGGCCTTACGGCCGTCCAGATGGCGCGAATAGTTTTCTATGCCGTTGCAGTAGCCGAGTTCCTCAATCATTTCCAGGTCAAGCTGGGTGCGCTGCTCCAGGCGCTGGGCTTCCACCAGTTTGCCGTGCTCCTGAAACCAGGCCAGACGCGCGGCCAGTTCGTCGCGGATGTCGTCCGCCGTGCGCTTAAGGTTGTCCTGAGCCGAAACATAGTGACTGGCGGGATAGAGCACGGTTTTGCCCACTTCGGCCAGCACCTCGCCCGTAAGAGGGTCAATCTCGCGCATGCTGTCGATATCGTCGCCAAAAAATTCCAGCCGCAGAGCGCGCTCGTGGTGGTAAGCCGGGATAACCTCCAGGGCGTCGCCGCGTACACGAAAGGTGCCGCGGTGGAAGTCGTAATCGTTGCGCTCGTAGTGCACTTCCACCAGCCTGGCCATGAGGGCGTCCATGGGAAAGCGCTGGCCCACCTCCACGGGAATGACCATCTTGGCGTAGTATTCTGGCGAGCCCAGGCCGTAAATGCAGGAAACAGAGGCCACAATGACCACGTCCCGTCGGGTCAGCAGAGCATGGGTGGCGGCGTGGCGCAGCTTGTCTATATTGTCGTTGATGGAGGAGTCTTTTTCAATATAGGTGTCCGAGGCGGGCACATAGGCTTCCGGCTGGTAGTAGTCGTAATAGCTGACGAAATACTCCACGGC is a window encoding:
- the uvrB gene encoding excinuclease ABC subunit UvrB, whose product is MDTLSSPPFSLETAYTPTGDQPTAIDALTANLEAGVPAQVLLGVTGSGKTFTMANVIARCNRPALVLAPNKTLAAQLYGEFRALFPRNAVEYFVSYYDYYQPEAYVPASDTYIEKDSSINDNIDKLRHAATHALLTRRDVVIVASVSCIYGLGSPEYYAKMVIPVEVGQRFPMDALMARLVEVHYERNDYDFHRGTFRVRGDALEVIPAYHHERALRLEFFGDDIDSMREIDPLTGEVLAEVGKTVLYPASHYVSAQDNLKRTADDIRDELAARLAWFQEHGKLVEAQRLEQRTQLDLEMIEELGYCNGIENYSRHLDGRKAGEPPSCLLNYFPNDFILFVDESHITIPQVGGMYKGDRSRKQTLVDFGFRLPSALDNRPLRFDEFTALLNQVVYVSATPGKYELDQAQGIVAEQIIRPTGLVDPEVDVRPTKGQMDDLLGECKARVENGERVLVTTLTKRMAEDLTEYCCNMGVKARYLHSDIDTLERMQIIRALRLGEFDVLVGINLLREGLDIPEVALVCILDADKEGFLRSTGSLIQTFGRAARNVQGKVILYADKETDSMRAAMGETARRRAIQAAYNTEHQITPVSTRKGLESPLDSLYVEDGAGRGRGRGKGRGKAQESATPLTAEDTAALVVKLEKEMRQAARDLEFERAAELRDRIRQLRTRLIALPE